A region from the Vicia villosa cultivar HV-30 ecotype Madison, WI linkage group LG3, Vvil1.0, whole genome shotgun sequence genome encodes:
- the LOC131655430 gene encoding uncharacterized protein LOC131655430, with product MVKTEGKITDLESVKRYLEKEETSNSKQDDEFPKEFIEPLVFHDLRLDLIQPGRVVFSMKIPPRLLNSAKYLHGGAIATLVDVVGAAAVPAAGFPWDSGVSLEINVSCLDAAYVHEEIEIDARVLRVGKTIAVISVDLRKKKTGQIFAQGRHTKYLPAITSKM from the exons atggTGAAAACAGAAGGAAAGATAACAGATTTGGAATCAGTGAAGAGGTATTTGGAGAAAGAAGAAACATCAAATTCAAAGCAAGATGACGAATTTCCCAAAGAGTTTATAGAACCTCTAGTCTTCCATGACCTACGCCTCGATCTCATACAACCTGGCCGCGTCGTCTTCTCAATGAAGATACCGCCACGATTACTT AATTCAGCTAAATACTTGCACGGTGGTGCCATCGCTACTTTGGTAGATGTCGTAGGCGCAGCCGCAGTTCCCGCCGCGGGTTTTCCGTGGGATTCCGGTGTTTCTCTCGAGATCAACGTCTCATGCTTGGATGCTGCATATGTTCAT GAGGAGATCGAGATTGATGCTAGAGTTTTACGAGTAGGAAAGACTATAGCTGTTATAAGCGTggatttgaggaagaagaagactggCCAAATTTTTGCTCAAGGCCGTCATACCAAGTATCTTCCGGCTATTACTAGTAAAATGTGA
- the LOC131655431 gene encoding uncharacterized protein LOC131655431, which yields MTITPAIRDKFFRIHRVVIYGSMIEGEAVEPKNKRTERIHMMSKIICTEYDKKCDDIAMKYLTYALFLLAVGFAAYSLRTLYKCFISKNMQVFLNLNLLEKMNFKLEVQDEDCLKLGCFLDEGIVKEFRKSL from the exons ATGACAATTACGCCTGCAATTCGTGACAAGTTCTTCCGGATTCACCGTGTAGTTATATATGGAAGCATGATTGAAGGCGAGGCCGTTGAACCTAAG AATAAGAGAACTGAGAGGATACATATGATGAGCAAAATCATATGCACGGAATATGACAAAAAGTGTGATGATATTGCAATGAAGTATTTAACCTATGCTCTATTTCTCCTTGCTGTTGGCTTTGCTGCTTACTCACTAAGGACTCTTTACAAGTGTTTTATATCCAAAAACATGCAAGTGTTCTTAAACTTGAATTTGTTGGAGAAAATGAATTTTAAGCTTGAAGTACAAGATGAAGATTGCTTGAAACTTGGTTGTTTCTTGGATGAAGGGATAGTGAAAGAGTTTAGAAAATCACTATAA